The Janthinobacterium tructae genome contains the following window.
AACCCGTCAGGAAGACGCCCAGCCAGCCGAGGAATGGCGAGAAGAACGGGAAGGCGGCGCCGCTGCCGGCCAGCAGCAGGGCCAGGGTGGACGACATGCCCGAGTAATTGGCGACGAAGGCAAACGCCAGCACCAGGCCGATCGACAGCACGGGACGGCGCAATTCCACCACGGTTTCCACGAAGGCCTTGATGCCATCGCGCGGCTTCATGCGCAGCATTAGCATCGACAGCACGGCCGTCAGCAAGATCGCCGTGCCCACGGCCGACAGCAGGTCCAGCTTGAACACGGCGTCATACGCCTTCGGCACGGTCACGATGGGCATGCTCTTGATCACCAGCTGGTCCAGGTACGGCACGTGGATCTTGATGACCAGGCTCGATAGTGCCCCGCCGGCGGCAAACAGCGCCTTGAAGCCGGGCAGGCTCCACACGGTGACGATGGCCGTCAACAGGCCGAATGGCGCCCAGGCGCGCATGGTCTGCGCCGTCGTATACGGCGAGGCGGCGCGGCTGCCGCTGCCACGCACATCCGCCTTGCCCGCGCCACCGCCAAAACCGGACAGCGCGGCCGTGCCGCCGCCGACCGCTTGGGCCACTTTCGCATTCTTCGGTTGCCACACTTTCAGGAACAGGGTCAGCGACACCAGGCTGACGAGGGCCGAGGTGATGTCCGGCAGTTCAGGGCCGATATGGTTGGACGTGAAGTACTGGGTGACGGCAAAGCTCAAACCCGTCACCAGCGCGGCCGGCCATACTTCACGCACGCCGCGGAAACCATCCATCATGAACACCAGCCAGAACGGCACCAGCAGCGACAGCAGCGGCAACTGGCGGCCCGCCATGGCGCCGATCAGGAACGGGTCGATGCCCGTCACCTGGCCCGCCACGATGATGGGGATGCCCATGGCGCCAAAGGCCACGGGCGCCGTGTTGGCGATCAGGCACAGGCCCGCCGCGTACAACGGGTTGAAGCCCAGGCCCACCAGCAGCGCCGAGGTGATGGCCACGGGCGCGCCGAAACCGGCCGCCCCTTCCAGGAAGGCGCCGAAGGCAAAGCCGATCAGCAGCACCTGCAGGCGCTGGTCGTCCGTGACCGACAGCACGGAGGCGCGGATGATGTCGATCTGCCCCGTCTTGACGACAATTTTATACAGGAAGACGGCCGTGACGATGATCCAGGCGATCGGCCACAAGCCGTAGGCGAAGCCATAGCCGGCTGCCGCCAGCGCCTGCGGCACGGGCATGCCGTAGGCGAAAATCGCCACGGCCAGCGCCAGCGCCAGGGTGACGGCGGCCGCCACGTGGCCCTTGATGCGCAGCGCCGCCAGGGCGATGAAGAAGAAGATGATGGGAACGGCTGCCGCCAGTGACGACAGCCACAAGCTGCCGAGCGGGGTGTAAAGTTGGGTCCAGGTTTGCATGTCGGGTCTCCTCCGGTGGATGCGGGTTAAGTGAAAAAACGGCTTTTGATGTAATTGTGTGTAGCGTGTTTTTTGCGGTGCTTCGGTGCTGCCGGGCCGGGCTATTCTTCCTGCCCGCGCGCATTGAGCAGGTCGGCCAGGCTGCGCGGCGCCGGCGTCAACGGCTTGCGGTGCTGCGTCCAGCCCAGTTGCGCGCGCGGCGTCAGCAGCCGCAGCCGCGTGGCGGCCCAGCGGAACAAACGGTAGCTGGCAGGGCGCGCAAAGGCGCCGCTCCAGAAACGCCAGATCAGACTTTCGCCGCGGCTGAACTTGGCGCCCTGGCCGCGCAACGGATGCGTCACTTCCTCATGCGGATTGCGGTTGGCCTCCGTGCGCAGGCGTACCAGCAGCTGCGGAATCGGGATGCGCACGGGGCACACCTCGCCGCAGGCGCCGCACAGGCTCGACGCCGTGGCCAGGTCGGCCGTCGCGTCCAGCCCCAGCAAGTGGGGCGAAATGATCTTGCCGATTGGCCCCGGATACGTGGTGCCGTAGGCGTGGCCGCCGATGCGCGTGTAGACGGGACAGTGGTTCATGCAGGCGCCGCAGCGTATGCATTGCAGGGTGGCGCGCAGCTGCTCGTCCGCGTAGGCCTGGCTGCGGCCGTTGTCGAGCAAGACCAGGTGCACTTCACGCGGCCCATCCTGTTCACCTTCGCGGCGCGGGCCGGAAATCAGGTTGAAATAGGTGGTGATGGCTTGCCCTGTGGCCGAGCGCGTCAGGAGGCTCGCCAGCGGCACGATGTGTTCGAGCTTGGCCACCACCTTTTCCATGCCCATGATGGCGATGTGGACCTCCGGCACGGACGTGGTCAGGCGGCCATTGCCCTCGTTTTCCACCAGCCACAGGGTGCCCGTGTCGGCCGCCGCGAAGTTCACGCCCGACAGGCCGATGTCGGCCTCGACGAAGGCCTGGCGCAGCGCGCGCCGCCCTGTCTGAATCAGGCTGTCGACATCTTCCGTGTAGGGCGCATCGGGAATATGCTCGGCGAACAGGCCGGCGATGTCCGCCTTGGTCTTGTGTATCGCCGGCATGACGATGTGCGACGGCTTCTCGCCGGCCAGCTGCACGATGTACTCGCCCATGTCCGACTCCAGGCAGGTCATGCCGCGCGCTTCCAGGTAGTGATTGAGCTCGATCTCCTCGCTGGCCATCGACTTGCCCTTGATGAAGCGCGTCGCCTGGTTGCGCTGCGCAATGGCGTGAATGATGGCGTTGGCCTGCTCGCCATCCTCGGCCCAGTGCACCTGCACGCCGGCCGCCGTCAGCTTGTCTTCCAGCTGCACCAGCAGGTCGGGCAGGCGCGCCAGCGCGTGCTGGCGCACGGCTTCGCCGATATCGCGCAGGCGTTCCAGCTCGTCGCCGTCGGGGAACTGGGCGCTGCGCTTGTCCTGTAAAAAATCCATGGCGCCGCGAAAGCTCTGGCGCAGCTTCGGATCGTCCAGCGCGGCGCGGGCGCGCGCGTGGAAGTCTGCCGGTTTGACGAATTGCAAGGGCTTGGCGTTCATGGCTGGCCTCCTTCATGGGCTGACAGATCATCGATGATCAGCACCCACAGCCAGCGCGGGCCGTGCGCGCCATAGGCGAGGGTCTGCTGGATATCGGAGGTTTTCGAGGGGCCCGACACCAGCACCAGGTTGGCCGGCATGCCGTCGGCCCAGCGCTCGGCGCGCGCCGCCGCATGCAAGTCCGCGTGCAGCGTGCTGGTATAAACAAGGCAAATGTGCAGCGGTGGCGCCAGCGACACCGTGCGCGGCGCGGCCGCGTCGGGCGCGATGACCAGGGTGCCCGTGGCGGCGATGCCGGAACGCGCGACGGTAAAACCCGCGTCGACGCTATCGAACAATTCGCCCTTCCACTGCGCCAGCGGACGGTCAAAAGACAGCGTTTCCACGCCAGCGGGCAAGGCGGCGCGCAAGGCCTGCCCTTCCACGCTGGCGCTATCGATCAGCAGTCGGCGCACGCCGTGTACACCGAGGCGCTGCGCCAGCAGGGCGGGCCAGGCGTCCACGCTGACGCAGTCGACCTGCGCGTGCGAAGCGCGCAGCGCTGCCTGCATGGCGTCGAGCTGCTGGCGCGGCGACTGCGGCGCTGCGGCACGGCGCGCCTGGTAATGGCTGTCGATGGCCGTATCGATGGTCTCCACCGCTGCGGGCGCTGAGGGTGCGGCGGCGCGCAACCGTCCTAGCATGCGTTCGCGGGCAGTCAATGCCGTACTCATGCCGCACCTCCCGTGCGGCGCCACAAGAAGCTGGCCAGGTGCTCGACGGGCAGCGGCGCACCCTGGTGCTGCGCTGCATGGCCGATATTGAGCAGGCAGCCGCAGTCGGCCGAGACGAGCCGGTCGCAGCCCGTGGCGCAGGCCGAGGCGATCTTGTCGCTGACCATGGCACCGGAAATGTCCGGGTGTTTCAATGAAAACGTGCCACCGAAGCCGCAGCATTCCGATTCGCGCTGGTGCTCGATGCGCGTCACGCCGGGCAAGGCGTCGACCAGCGCCACACCATGCAGGCGCGTGCCCATTTCGCGGCGCGCGCCGCACGAGGTATGCAGCACCACGTTTTCCTCCGCCTGCCCGGGGTCGGCCAGGCCGGCCAGGTCGAGTTTCAGTACGCAGACGAGAAATTCGCTCAGTTCATACACGCGTTCGGCCAGCTCCAGCGCCTTGGGACCGGCCACGGGGTCGTCCTGGAACAGCTGCGGCCAGTGGTGGCGCATCATGCCGGCACAGGAACCGGACGGCACGATCACGGGCCACGGTTGCGCAAACAGGTCGAGCTGGGCACGCGCCACGGCACGCGCCTGCTCCGGGTTGCCGCTGCTGTAGGCAGGCTGGCCGCAGCAGCTCTGGCCGCGCGGGTAATGCACCAGCAAGCCTTCCCGCTCCAGCAGACGCACCGCGTCGAGCCCGGCCTGCGGCACGAACAGGTCGACCAGGCAGGTGGCGAACAGGTACACCTGGAGCGGTGCGGGCGGATATTGGCGTGGTGCATGACGCGGTGCGTGACTTGGCTGGCGCGGGCCTGGCTGCGGGTCTGGCTGCATGACTATGTCTCCCCGGCGCTCTGTGTGTTGCTGCGGCGCCGCTGTGTGTTGTTAAGAATGACTGGTTCACGCATAATTCCAGCTTCTTCGAGCCACTTCAAATTGCTCGGACCACTTGAAAACAACAAACGAGACAACAGCGATGGCGACAGGCATGCAAACGCGGGGCAGGGTCGAAACGGTGATGCGCAGGCTGGAGACGGCCCTGCTGGACGGCAGCTTGCCGGCGGGCGCGCAATTGCCGGCCGAACGCCTGCTGGCGTTGCAATATGGGGTCTCGCGCAATACCGTGCGCGAAGCGGTGCAGCGGCTGGCGGCGCGCGGGCTGGTGCGCAGCCGGCGCGGTGCCGGTGTCTTTGTGACGGATCAATTACGCACCGGCATGGCTTCGCCGTGGAGCCAGCTGGTGGCCGACCACCCCGCCCTGCGCGACGACATCCTGGAATTTCGCCGCGTGCTGGAAGGGGCGACGGCCTATTTTGCGGCGCAACGGGCCAGCACGGACGAGCGCACGCAGATCATGGCGCTGCTGACCGAGCTGGAACAGGCGCGCGCCAGCGACGACAAGCACGGCGAAGCGCAGGCCGATGCACGGCTGCACGAAGTCATCGCACAAGCATCGCACAACACCATGTTTTTACACTTGCACACCAGCATCATCGGCATGCTGCGCGAACATATCACCCTCAATGGCACCGGCTTGCGCCAGCAGGACGAGGCCACCTCGCTGCAACTGCTGTCGCAGCACCGCACCCTGTGCGAGGCCATCTGCGCCAGCCAGCCCGAGGAAGCGCGCACGGCCATGCAAAGCCACATCGATTTCGTGCGCACGCGCGTCACCAGCGACGAATAGGGTTACTGGTAGGACCAATCTGCACGGCAGCACATCGGGAGATGTCTACGCGTCATGCCTTGTCGCAGGCCCGGGCCAAAATGAGCTCCCGATACGCCATCCGACAGGTTTCCATGCATTTGCACCATGCCACTGACGCTATCCGCGGGCCTGCGCCGCATTCCTTGCTGGCCCTGCATGCCGGCGCCAGCGCCGTCTTTGCCGTCGCCCTGTTGCCGCCGGCTGGCTGGCCGCTGGCCCTGGCCGGCTGCCTGCTCATCCTGTCCATGCTGGTGCGGACCCTGCGCGCACCCGCCACACAACTTGGCCGCACCGCCTCCGGCAGCGCGCTGCTGGCGCTGGACCTGGTCGTCTTCCTGCTCTGCTATGCGCTGCGCGAAAGCGATGCCGACTGGCACGCGACTGCCTTTTGCACCCTGCTCGCCGCGCCGTATGCCGGCATCACGCGGCGCATGTCGGGCGGCGCCGGCCTGGCCATCGTGGCCAGCCTGGCCTGGCTGGGCTTGCAGGATGATATCCAGGCCAGCAATGCGGCGACCTTGCTGGTTTTTAATCTGGCTGGCATCTGTGCCTGCCATAGCCAGCAGCGCCAGCGCCGCGCGCACGTCCGGCAACATGCAGTCCTCGCCGAGCAGGCCGTGCGCGACCACCTGACCGGCTGCTACAACCGCCGCTACCTCGATGAGCACTTGCTGGGTGCCGAACTTGCCCGCTCAAAACGCCATGGCCTGTGCCTGACGGCCATCCTGTGCGATCTCGACCATTTCAAGCGCATCAACGACGCCCACGGCCATGCCGCTGGCGATGACGTGCTGCGTACCTTTGCCACCCTGCTCGGCAACGCCACGCGCCATGGCATCGACAGCGTGGTGCGCCACGGCGGCGAGGAGTTCCTGCTGATCCTGCCGGAAACGGACCTGGCTGGCGGCGTGCGCCTGGCCGAACGCTTGCGCGCCGGCCTGCTGCAGCACATCGGGACGACGGCCAGTTTCGGCGTGGCCTGCATCGCGTTTGCGCCTGACGGCCAGACGTGCGGCCCTGCTGCCCTGGTCGCCGCTGCCGACAGCCTGCTGTACCAGGCCAAGCACGCGGGGCGCAATTGCGTCAGGGCAGCCATGCTGGACGCCCTGTAATTGCCATCGAATCAATGTTACCATTCGTTAACTTGTGTACTTATCAGTACACATCCTGCCACTGAAGAGAACGGAACCACCATGTCTGAACACGCGCCCCGCCCTTCCACCATCATGCGTCAATGGCAAATGTTGCGCCTGATACCGCAGGCGCCACGCACCATCACCGTCGCCGCATTACACGACAAGCTCAAGGCCATCGACTTTGCCATTGGCATCCGCACGATCCAGCGCGATTTGCTCGACCTGGCCGAAATTTTCCCACTGACCAATCCAGCCGACAGCAAGCCGTTTGGCTGGTGCTGGATGGAAAATGCGGCGCGCATGGACATGCCTGGGCTGTCGACGCCTGCCGCGCTGACCCTGGCGCTGATGGAACAGCACCTGCGCCATGCGCTGCCGCCATCCACCCTGGACAGCATGCAGCCGTATTTCAGTGCGGCCCGCCAGACCCTGAACGCGGCCAGCGAGCGTGCCAGCGCGTCCGCCTGGCTGGGCAAGATACGCGTGATCGCCCCCATGCAGCGGCTACTGGCGCCCGACATCGACGAAGCTTGCCAGCGCACCGTGTATGAAGCGCTGATGCAGAACCGCCAGCTCAAGCTGAGCTACAAGAAGCGCGACAACGACAAGCTCGTCAGCTATGACGCCGTCCATCCGCTGGCCATCGTGCAGCGCGGCCAGTTGCTCTACCTGGTATGCCTGTTCGCCGACTACAACGACGTGCGCACGCTGGTCCTGCACCGCGTGCAGCAGGCGGAAATGCTTTATCTGTCCGCGCGCGTGCAGCCAGACTTCGACATCGATGCATATATTGCTTCGGGCGCCATGGGCATCCGCGAGGGCGAACCGCTGGTGCTGGAAGCCGTGTTTGCCCGTCGCAGCGGCGAGCACCTGTACGAGACGCCACTGAGCGCGGACCAGCAATTGCAGGAACGCGCCGATGGCTCGCTGCACCTGACCGCCACCGTGCCCAGCACGCGCGAACTGCAATGGTGGTTGCTGGGCCTGGGCGATGGCGTGGAAGTGCTGGCACCTGCCGCCCTGCGCGAACAGATGAAAAGCACCATCGCCAGCATGGCCAGCCGCTACGCCGCCTGACGATGGACCCCGGCGGCGGCAAAAAACTGCTACCATCGCGCGCCGCCCCTTACTTCGCCCTCGCATGACCGTCCTCGCCCACACGCATCCGCTGGTACTCCAGCTGGAAAACGACTTGCTGCCCCTGTTCCGCGCCGCCCTGCCGCCACTCGCGGCCGCCGCGCCGCAGGTGCTCGCCTCCGTGTTCGCCTTTTCCAGCGGTACGGCCAGCGCCTTCGAGGATTATCATTTCGGCATTTCCTGCCTGCTCGCAGACGTGTCCGAAGTGCCCGAGGATGCCCCGGAAGAAGTCGCCCTGCTGGTCAGTGTCACGGGACTCGACGCCAGCGCCCGACTGAGCGCACAGGTCGTCTGGGGCCAGCCATCGGGTTTGCTGGAAGCGCACGCCGAGTTCCAGGCGGGCGACCTGCCTGCCCTGCATGCGGCCCTGCCCGGCCTGCTGGCCAGCCTGCAACAGGCAGCCAGCCGCGGCGCGCCCGCAATATGACAGGCGCATGAA
Protein-coding sequences here:
- a CDS encoding lactate permease LctP family transporter, which produces MQTWTQLYTPLGSLWLSSLAAAVPIIFFFIALAALRIKGHVAAAVTLALALAVAIFAYGMPVPQALAAAGYGFAYGLWPIAWIIVTAVFLYKIVVKTGQIDIIRASVLSVTDDQRLQVLLIGFAFGAFLEGAAGFGAPVAITSALLVGLGFNPLYAAGLCLIANTAPVAFGAMGIPIIVAGQVTGIDPFLIGAMAGRQLPLLSLLVPFWLVFMMDGFRGVREVWPAALVTGLSFAVTQYFTSNHIGPELPDITSALVSLVSLTLFLKVWQPKNAKVAQAVGGGTAALSGFGGGAGKADVRGSGSRAASPYTTAQTMRAWAPFGLLTAIVTVWSLPGFKALFAAGGALSSLVIKIHVPYLDQLVIKSMPIVTVPKAYDAVFKLDLLSAVGTAILLTAVLSMLMLRMKPRDGIKAFVETVVELRRPVLSIGLVLAFAFVANYSGMSSTLALLLAGSGAAFPFFSPFLGWLGVFLTGSDTSSNALFCSLQNTTAHQIGVSDTLLVAANTTGGVTAKMISPQSIAVACAATGLVGKESDLFRFTLKHSLLFAVIIGIITMLQAYVFTGMIPH
- a CDS encoding LutB/LldF family L-lactate oxidation iron-sulfur protein, with protein sequence MNAKPLQFVKPADFHARARAALDDPKLRQSFRGAMDFLQDKRSAQFPDGDELERLRDIGEAVRQHALARLPDLLVQLEDKLTAAGVQVHWAEDGEQANAIIHAIAQRNQATRFIKGKSMASEEIELNHYLEARGMTCLESDMGEYIVQLAGEKPSHIVMPAIHKTKADIAGLFAEHIPDAPYTEDVDSLIQTGRRALRQAFVEADIGLSGVNFAAADTGTLWLVENEGNGRLTTSVPEVHIAIMGMEKVVAKLEHIVPLASLLTRSATGQAITTYFNLISGPRREGEQDGPREVHLVLLDNGRSQAYADEQLRATLQCIRCGACMNHCPVYTRIGGHAYGTTYPGPIGKIISPHLLGLDATADLATASSLCGACGEVCPVRIPIPQLLVRLRTEANRNPHEEVTHPLRGQGAKFSRGESLIWRFWSGAFARPASYRLFRWAATRLRLLTPRAQLGWTQHRKPLTPAPRSLADLLNARGQEE
- a CDS encoding LutC/YkgG family protein; the protein is MSTALTARERMLGRLRAAAPSAPAAVETIDTAIDSHYQARRAAAPQSPRQQLDAMQAALRASHAQVDCVSVDAWPALLAQRLGVHGVRRLLIDSASVEGQALRAALPAGVETLSFDRPLAQWKGELFDSVDAGFTVARSGIAATGTLVIAPDAAAPRTVSLAPPLHICLVYTSTLHADLHAAARAERWADGMPANLVLVSGPSKTSDIQQTLAYGAHGPRWLWVLIIDDLSAHEGGQP
- a CDS encoding (Fe-S)-binding protein; translation: MQPDPQPGPRQPSHAPRHAPRQYPPAPLQVYLFATCLVDLFVPQAGLDAVRLLEREGLLVHYPRGQSCCGQPAYSSGNPEQARAVARAQLDLFAQPWPVIVPSGSCAGMMRHHWPQLFQDDPVAGPKALELAERVYELSEFLVCVLKLDLAGLADPGQAEENVVLHTSCGARREMGTRLHGVALVDALPGVTRIEHQRESECCGFGGTFSLKHPDISGAMVSDKIASACATGCDRLVSADCGCLLNIGHAAQHQGAPLPVEHLASFLWRRTGGAA
- a CDS encoding FadR/GntR family transcriptional regulator, with translation MQTRGRVETVMRRLETALLDGSLPAGAQLPAERLLALQYGVSRNTVREAVQRLAARGLVRSRRGAGVFVTDQLRTGMASPWSQLVADHPALRDDILEFRRVLEGATAYFAAQRASTDERTQIMALLTELEQARASDDKHGEAQADARLHEVIAQASHNTMFLHLHTSIIGMLREHITLNGTGLRQQDEATSLQLLSQHRTLCEAICASQPEEARTAMQSHIDFVRTRVTSDE
- a CDS encoding GGDEF domain-containing protein encodes the protein MHLHHATDAIRGPAPHSLLALHAGASAVFAVALLPPAGWPLALAGCLLILSMLVRTLRAPATQLGRTASGSALLALDLVVFLLCYALRESDADWHATAFCTLLAAPYAGITRRMSGGAGLAIVASLAWLGLQDDIQASNAATLLVFNLAGICACHSQQRQRRAHVRQHAVLAEQAVRDHLTGCYNRRYLDEHLLGAELARSKRHGLCLTAILCDLDHFKRINDAHGHAAGDDVLRTFATLLGNATRHGIDSVVRHGGEEFLLILPETDLAGGVRLAERLRAGLLQHIGTTASFGVACIAFAPDGQTCGPAALVAAADSLLYQAKHAGRNCVRAAMLDAL
- a CDS encoding helix-turn-helix transcriptional regulator, giving the protein MSEHAPRPSTIMRQWQMLRLIPQAPRTITVAALHDKLKAIDFAIGIRTIQRDLLDLAEIFPLTNPADSKPFGWCWMENAARMDMPGLSTPAALTLALMEQHLRHALPPSTLDSMQPYFSAARQTLNAASERASASAWLGKIRVIAPMQRLLAPDIDEACQRTVYEALMQNRQLKLSYKKRDNDKLVSYDAVHPLAIVQRGQLLYLVCLFADYNDVRTLVLHRVQQAEMLYLSARVQPDFDIDAYIASGAMGIREGEPLVLEAVFARRSGEHLYETPLSADQQLQERADGSLHLTATVPSTRELQWWLLGLGDGVEVLAPAALREQMKSTIASMASRYAA